AGCCGCAAGTGTTTACAATAACAATATCGGAACGGTTAGTACCCTCGTGCTGCACTTCAAAATCGTTGGCACTGAGTTGATTGATGAGCACTTCACTATCCACCAAATTTTGGAGCAGCCCAAAGTTACCACATTAACACGCGGCTTGCCGCTACGAGAAAATTTTGTTTTCATACATTTGCAAAGTTGCGCATTTTTTCAGAAAAACAGAGAAAGTTTAGAAAAAGGCTACTGAATAATGCTAAAACAATTTATTAATTGCGTACTTATTATGCCGTATTACACCACCGCAACGCCGTTATTGAAGTCGGTTTTCTTGCTCTGAAGGAGACAAAAATGCTCTGTACCAATCCAAAACTGGGATAGTATCCCTATTTCAATAAAAAATTCGCAGCAAAAGCCATACTGACTTATGCTGCGAATAAAAAAACGATAATTTTTATTGACCTGTTATCAATGTTCATCGGGTTTTATACCGATGCCCCAACGCATACCCACATACAACATTCTACCATAAATAGGTCCCCACACATTAGAAGCATCAAAACCCGCCTCAAAAGGCTGCTCATAGCCGCGAATGGGATTAGCTTGGTGAAAATCGCCTAAATTTTCGCCACCTACATAAATTTCCCACGATTTAATATGATAATTTATCTGTGCATTGAAAGTAACAAAATCTTTGCTTTGCGGCACTTTGCCATCAGCGGCAGCCACCGCCAGATTTTGTTTGCCGGTATATTGTGCCGTAGCATTAAAATGCCAGTTGCGCAAAGGCATTTTATACGAAATATTCAACAAAGCCGAAAAACGAGGCACTAAAGGCAATTGTATATCGCTCAAAGTGCCGTAAGTGATGCGCACTTCTTCCATTTTTCCGGCGAGGCGTACATCTAAACGGCGCAACAGTTCGGCATCTATCTGGGCTTGCAGGTAATTGGAATACGATTTTCCTTCCAAATTGTATATCAAAATACGATTAGGATCAGAAAAAGCATCTACAATACTTTGTTGCAAAAAATTGGTATGATACGCATCAGCCGTAAAAGTGCCTTCGCGCTCCGCAAAGCGAAATACTTGTGTAAAGTTGATGCCGTAGTTCCAAGCAATTTCGGGTTTTAATGCTTCGCCGTTTCGCAGAGCAAAGGGGCGGCTGCTCAAAAATAAAAAAGAATTTTCGGCAAAAAGATTGGCACGCCGGAATCCGCGCCCCACCGATGCCCGCAGCGAAGATAACTCCGAAAAATTATATTTGGCGTGCAAGCGCGGCGTTACAAAAAATCCGTACAAATTGTGATGGTCTAAGCGCAAACCCGCCAAAAAACTGAATTTGTGTTCGCGGATATAGTTGTATTCGGCAAAGACCCCCGGCACTTGCTCGCGGCGCGAAAAGAGGCTGTCGGCGACTTGCTCCTGATAATGGTCGTTGATAAAACTCGCCCCCGTTTTGAACACATGGTCGCTCGTACCCAAAATGGTCTGATAAATCAAATTGCCGTAAAAGCTTTTCTGAACGGCATCGTAATCCGTTTTTCCGAAAAACGCATTTTGGTCGTGATAAATACCTTGCAGTTGCAAGCCCAAAGAAGTAGCGGGTTTCTCAAAAATACGTCCCGTTTTTAGGTAAATTTCGCCGCGCTCCACCTGATTTTGAAATCCGTAATACGGGTTTTCGCCACCCAAATGGCTGTCGTGCTCGTGAAAAGCCACCTGTCCGCCTTTGCGTGTTTCCTGCAAATATTTGATACCGAACTGCCCTTCTTGTTTTTTAAAGCGAAAATGGGTGCGGTGATAAATTTGTGCCTGTTGGCGCAGGGGCATATCCAAAAAAGTATCGCCGTTGCGGTCGTGGTGTGCATTGAGGATATTTCCGTGCAGCAGCCACAGCGATTCAAAGCCTTTGAGGGGCAGCTTGTGTCTGAAATTCAAAGAAGCCTCATAGCGTCCGGCATCGCCGGCATACACATTGACGAGTAATTTTTCGGCTTCGTGCGGTTTTTTATATTCTACATTGATTTGTCCGGTGATAGATTCGTAGCCGTTCACTACCGACCCCACTCCTTTTGAAATTTGAATACTCTCCATCCAAGGACCCGGCACATACTCCAAACCGTAAGTGCTAGCCAAGCCGCGCAGCGAAGGCATATTTTCGGACAACATCTGCACATAAGAACCGTCCAAACCCAACATACGGATTTCTTTTGCGCCCGTAATAGCATCGGTATAATTGACATCTACCGAAGCGTTGGTTTCAAAACTTTCGCTCAAATTACAACAGGCCGCTTTTGCCAGTTCATCGGTGGTAATTTCTTCGGCTTTGATAGATTTGAGGGTTGAAATAAAAGTAGAGCCGCGCCGCGCACGGATTTGAACTTCATCTAAACTACTATTCGCCTCCGCCAATAAAATATCAATACGTTCACTGTGTTGGGGAGGAATATAAAGTGTATCACTTTGGTAGCCGATAAAACTCACGATGAGCGAATCGCGGTGAGGTACGCGCTCTATTTCAAAATTGCCGTTTTCGTCACTGACAGCTCCTTTGGCAGTACCTTGCCAATATAAAAACGCACCGATAACGGAGCTTTCCTGTTGCTGTTCGTCGATTTCTTTTACCGAACCCTGCAATATAATTTGTGCCTGACTTTCCTGTATCCATAGCAAATAACCCAACACTGCCAACAAAAGCCGCAGTGAAAAAATATACTTCATAAAAAAATGATAATTTGTAAGTGTGATAAAAAATGTAAAGAGCGATTAACAAAGTATTGGTTTTTAATACTTTATTAATTCATATTTCATTTTTCGGCTTTGCTTTTTTCGTTCTTTATAAAAAAAGCGAAACACATATCCACTAACAAAGAAATTGCTCGAACAGAACAAAAAATTCTGCAAAGGCAACAGGAGGAGATTTTAGATAGGGAAGGTAAAGTGCTATACAATGCGTATTGAAAGCGCATAAATCAGCAAATAAGTATTTGCTCAACTGTACCGAGAACAAGGATATATCTACACAGCAGGCCGACCAAAATTGTATTGCCGAAATCAATAAATGGTGCTTATTGGCGATGTATTTTTCGCCATAAGAACAACAATTCTTTTTTTCGGCTGCCTGATGCGAAACAGAGATTGGTTTGTTTTTACAAGCAGAAGCAGCTTTGTTGCAACAACTTTTTTCGAAAATAACAGGGTGGCTTTCTGCTTCGCGCTCGGCGCAGGGTGTAATGGGTAACAAAGATACTTCAAACAAATCTTCGCTGAAACAACGATGCGTGTTCACTGCTATTCCGATATTGGAAAGCAGCATACAAGCCATAGCAAACAAGCATAGCACCGATGACAACTGACGTTTCATGCGCAAAAACAGAATTGTATTGAAATACACTGCAAAAATATATCAAAATTTATTCCATTGTGTATTTTAAGGCGATAGAGGTGTTTTTTTTAATATTTTTTAAGGAGCTAATCGCTGTATGTTCCAAGTTTGGGTGGTTTGATGCAGCGTATAGCGCAGACGGTCGTGGAGGCGGCTGCTGCGTCCTTGCCAAAATTCAAAAGTATGCGCCTCCACGCGATAGCCGCCCCAGTGCGGCGGTTTGGGAATGACGGCGGCGGGTTGTTGTTGTTCTTCGCCCAATGCTACAAAATGCTGCACCGCCTCCTGATAGCGTAGTTCTAATTCATTTCTGCCATCAATAACTGTGCTCTGCGGCGAAGCCCAAGCTCCCAGACGACTTTGAAGGGGACGACTTTGAAAATAGGCTTCGGCGGCGGCATCGTTTTTAAGGTGCGCCACACCCTCTATGCGTACCTGTCGTTCCAAAGCGTCCCAAAAAAACAACAAAGCCACTTTCGGATTAACGGCTATTTCATTGCCTTTGCGACTGTGGTAGTTGGTATAAAAAACAAAACCCTCTTTGCTGTATTCTTTGAGCAGCACCACACGTGCCGAAGGTTGTGCGGCAGTGTCGGCAGTGGCGAGTATCATGGCGTTGGCTTCGGCAATATCTTTGCAGTCGGCGGCGGCGGCATACCAATGCTGAAATTGCTCAAAAGGGTCGGTGGCGGCTTCGTGTTCGTGGAGGCTGTACTGCCCATAGTCGCGGCGCAGATGTGAGAGATCTTGGTTCATATTATTTTCTTTTGGTACTGATTAAGAATGTATGCTGGTGATTTTTGCAAAAAGTTGTCATATTGACAACCCAAAAGGGCAAAACCAACTTAAATTAGTATGTCTGAAATACTGGTTCAAGTGGTTTGCCCTCATTGTGAGGATACAAATGTAAAAAAAAATGGCAAAAAGCCAATGGTACTCAAAATTTCTATTGTTATAAGTGCAAAAACAATTTCAATTTGCCTACAAATACAAAGGAGCAGATCCTCGTATTAAACGGCAGGTTCGCTGTATGACCTTCAATGGCAGTGGTATCAGAGATATTCAAAGGGTCTGTGGAATAAGCATCGCGGGCATCTTATTGATCTTGCGCAAGTGGTTCAGACAAATACAAGAGCCTATTGTTCAAGGACATTTTAAGAAGGTCCAAATTGATGAAATGTGGACTTTTGTCAAACATCGCAAACAAGGCAAACGCTGGCTTTGGTATGCTTATGACGCAGATTCTGGTCAAATTTTAGCTTTTTACATCGGAAAACGCAATAATTCGGCTTGCAAAGCTCTGATGAGAAAACTCGCTCATTTACAAATTGATTCCTACCGAACCGATGATTGGAAGTCTTATAAAAAAGTACATTGCTCCTCAAAAGCATATTATCGCAAAGGCTAAAACTACCCATATTGAAAGGCGAAACCGAGATTTCAGAACACATTTAAAAAGGCTCTGTCGCCAAACCGTTTGTTTTTCTAAGAAAGATGATATGCACTACGGTATCATTAAAACTTATATCTTTCTTAGAAACAAGTTCCGTACCCCTCTTAATATTCAGCATACATTTTAAATCACTACCTTTCTTTTTTATCATATTATCAATCTTTGTTTTCTTTTCCACAGCATAAAATAAATCTGAGACCCTATAAACAATAAGCCCCAATAAATTAATTCGGCTGCCCACACATAAGGCAAACCCACATTGTAAAAGTTAACGGCGGTGTAAGCGTATATGAGATAAATAAAAATAGCAATCATCTCTATCAGCAGCGAAGCGCGTGTAGCTCCCACTCCGATAATACCGTTGAATACAGTGCTTGCCATAGAACATACCAACAAGGTAAGGGCGAGCAAGGGCATCAATTGACCAGCTCCGGCGATGAGTTGTTCATCGTCTGTAAAAATGCCGTTGATATGCGCCGGAAACATCAACAGCAAAACTCCCAATATCAAAGAAGCCGCCACCCCCATCAGCATAGCACGCCGCACCGACAACAATGCGTCTTTCTGTTTATTTTGCCCTATCAGGTTGCTCACTACCGAATTTACCGCCGATGCCAAGCCCCAGGTGGGAATACCCCAAAAAGTATAAACCCATTTGGCAATGGTAGATACGCCCAAGGCGGTTTGTCCCATATTTTCAATAAAAGTAAACAACAAAAACCAACCGCCAATGCCCACCAAAAATTGTATGACCAAAGGGTAAGACAGCATCAATAATTCGTTAAAAATGGGGCGATTGAGTGTAAAAATATTTTTAAACACATGAAAACGGCGGATATGCCTGTCTGTAGCAGCATACAACAAACCGATGATGGAGGCGATAGCTTCGGCGATAGTGGAAGCCAAACCCGAACCCGCAATGCCCATTTTTGGAAAACCGAAAGCTCCGAATATCAAACTGTAATTAAGTACCATATTGCTCAATGCCATTGCCAAGGTTACATATACAATCATGGTGGTTCTGCCGATACCGGAATACAAAGCCAAAAACACAAAACCCAAAGTGCTGAAAAAAATGCCGAAAGAGCGATATTCCAAAAATTTTAAACCGGCTTCTAAAATATCGGGTGACTGTATGAAGAAAGGTAAAATATACTGCGACCCCCAATACAGCAGCGCAAACAGAATTAAACTCAAAAAAAACTGTACGCCGATATACGTATCAAATACTGCACCTATGTTTTCGGGTTTTTCCTCTCCGGCAAAACGCGCTATCATAATTTGTGCTCCCCTCGACACTGCATACCCTATCATTACCATAATTAAATAATAGATAGATGTAATGCCGCAGGCACTTAATTCCACCACCCCTACTCTGCCCAAAAATATAGTATCCGTAAAGCCTATAATATTTTGTACAAATTGAAACACCATAATTGGTGCTGCAATCTTTAATATATCGGTATAAGTACCTTTTAGTTGCATGAAAATATTTTTTCGTGAAAGAAGACAGTTTTTCTAATACGCTTTGAGATCTATGTTTTAAAAAAACATATCAGGTCTCACGTTTAAATTTTTGCAATGCTTTCTTTTTTTATACCAACAGTTTGAATACACAAACATAAGAAAAAAACAGTGTCTTGGTATGTGTTTTTTTGTTGCACAATTTCACATAGCAACAGAGTTGGGTTCAAAATGTTGTCAATCTATCCAATTATATTGGAGGGCATCTTTGGCATGATAGGTGATGATGAGATCAGCACCGGCGCGGGCAAAAGCATAGAGGTTTTCGCGTACTACGGCGGCTTCGTCGAGCCAGCCGTTTTGGGCGGCGGCTTTTACCATAGCATACTCGCCCGACACATTGTAGCACGCCAAAGGCAGCAATGAAGTTTGGCGCACACTTTTGATAATATCAAGAAACGCCAAAGCCGGTTTTACCATCAGCATATCAGCTCCTTCCTGCTCATCGAGGGCGGCTGCGCGGAGGGCTTCGCGGGCATTGCGAATATCCATCTGGTAGCTTTTGCGGTTGCCCTGCTGCGGTGCAGAGTTGGCGGCTTCGCGGAAAGGACCATAATACGAAGAAGCAAATTTTACGGAATACGACATTAGTGCGGTATGCTCAAAAGCCGCCTCATCTAAGGCATTGCGTATAGCTCCTACCCTGCCGTCCATCATATCCGAAGGAGCCACCATATCGGCTCCGGCTTCGGCGTGGCGCAGTGCCATTGTTGCCAGCAAAGGCAAAGAGGCATCATTAACAATAAGTCCGTGCTCCAATACGCCGCAGTGTCCGTGTGTGGTATAGGCGCATAAGCACACATCGGTGGCTATATACAAATCATCACCGAAAGATTTTTTGAGCGCGCGTACCGCCTCCGGTACAATACTGTGCGCACTTTGGGCGGCGGCGGCAAATTCGCTCTTCGGTTCATTTACTCCAAACAATAAAATATTTCTGATACCCAAAGACAGACAGGTTTCCACTTCGCGCAACAAATTATCTATCGACAAATGAGCGATACCCGGCATGGAAGCAATTTCGTGCCGGATATGGTTGCCTGCAGTAACAAAAAAGGGATACATCAACATAGAAGGCGACAGGCGCGTTTCAGCAAATAATTCGCGGCTCAGTGTGCCAGTACGCAACCGCCGCATACGATGAACTAATTTCATGAAGTAATTTGATAAATATGATTAATTTTGTAGCAAAGGTATTTGGATTTTAGCACTTATAGTCAAATTTTTAGACATCAACATTTAATATACATTATAAAAAATAATCATTTTTAATAAATAAGACATAAGAAGGCAAGTAGTGTAAAAGGCAAAAAGAGTTATAAACTCAAAATAAAGTAAACTAAATAAAATATTATAAATCAATAAGTTATAAAATATAAACCACCATATTGCATAAACATTCCGCTACATATTTCATTATTGAACAGGCAACGTTGGCAAAAAGTTATAGGAGCAAATACAAAAAATTTTAAAAACTGCTGAAAACTTGGCTTAATGTTCGCTTAACTATTTTCCATAGAGGAGTATTCATTCCGGCAGTTTAACTTAAATAAGGAGTTTATCCGACTCTATAAAAGATTTTACAGATTTGATATATATATACGATGGAATCGTCAAAAATACTTTCCGATATCAGTATAAAACATCTTAACTTTGATTCTATTGATTTGAAGAAGAGTAAATTATGTATTTTTATTTCTGATTATATTCTTGCTTATGCCGTATGCGATATGCAAGATTGTGTGCAACGTCTTAAATCCTATCCTTTGTATGGCAGCTCTTATTTACACGATTTCGGCAAGCTCAAAGATATATTAGACAAAGATGAACTTCTCAGTTCGGCGTATCGCTTTGATGATGTATCGATTGCGCTGTCGGGTTTGTTGAATACTTTTGTACCGCACGAATTTTTTGACGGCAGCGATTTGCGCCAATACTTTGATTTTAATCTCGCCCCGCAACACAACGTACAACTGCGTTGCGATGAAATTCGCGGTTTTGACTATTTCAACATCTACGCTATTGACCACGCACTGACGGAGGTTTTAGACCGTTCTTTTGAAGATTATACGCTCAAACACGCTCAATCGGTGCTCTTGTCTTCGGTGCTGAAAGATTATTTGCAGCCTTCTGCACGTTTTTCATCTCGCCTTATCATACACCGCGAAAGCAACCATTTAGATATTTTTTGGCTGCAAGCGGGCAAACTGCAATTTATCAATCGGTTTGTTTATCAAAGTGCCGAAGATTTTTTGTATTATGTGCTGAGTGTGATTTTTGGCAAACGCCCTTCGCGCTATACTTATTGCCCTGAAATGGCTTTAATTCCTCAGCAGAAATTCTACAACCTGTTTTCTGTATAATAATTATTTTGTTGTAGGTGTGGCGTTTTTGTGCTTGCGCAAAAAATATCGGTACAGAATTGTAATTTTTTCTTGCGGTTGGCAATACCTTGCAAGTGTCGGTGATGCAGATAAAACATAAAAATACTTATCTTTGATGCTGTATTTTTTATATTATCATCTTTTTTTTAATGCCGTGCTTCAAGTACATTATTTCACGTTCAACGATTTTCGGGAAAACACCTATTTGGTGTGGGACGACAGCCTCGCCTGCCTCATCATTGACCCGGGTTGCAGCACTGCCGCCGAGCGCAAAGAACTCAGCAATTTTATCGCCGCCCAACAACTACAGCCCTGCCGCTTGCTCAATACCCACTGCCACATTGACCATATTTTCGGCAATGCCTACATCGCCGACCGCTATGGTTTGGGCTTGGAAATACACGAAGGCGAAGTACCGATTTTGCAAGGGGCAAAAGCCTATACGCAAATGTGGGGTATGCACTATGAAGAGTCGCCGCAGCCGCAGCGTTTCATTTCTGAAAAAGACGAAATCAGCTTTGGCAATGGCAGTGTCCTGAAAATCCTCTTTACACCCGGACACTCTCCGGCGAGCATTTGTTTTTACAGTGCCGCCTCGCAATTTGTCATCGGCGGCGATGTATTGTTTGAGGGCAGTATCGGGCGCACCGACCTCCCTGGCGGCAACTACAATACACTTATTCGCAGCATTAAAACACAATTGCTCACGCTACCCGACCATGTAAAAGTATATGCCGGTCACGGCGATCCCACCACCATCGGCACAGAACGCCGTTTTAATCCTTTTTTGAAAGAATAAGACAGTATTTGTCTGTTATACAGTTTTTTTTTAACGTACCTTTGCTGCCCGAAAACAAACACAGCATTTTTTTTGCTATATTTTTGTTAGCCTTTTTTTGAAACTACGTCTCTCTAATACGCTAAACTCTCTTGTGAAACCCGACAGAAATACTTTATTTTGGCTCAGTTGCCTCACTTTATTCGGCTTTGGCATTGCGGGCTTACTCGGTGTGCATTGGTTTCAGGATACGCCTTTGCGTCAGGTGCTGCTCGGCGGCAGTATATGGTATCGTCAGTTGCTGTGGGGAGCAGTGGTAGGCGGTGCGGGCGCACTGTTGGTTACGTTGCTCGTGCGCCTAAAACCTTTTCAAAGCATCCATCAATTATTTGAAGATGTATTGGATATTCGCGGTATTGATATGCACGATGTTGTTTTTTATTCATTTTGTGCTGCTATCGGCGAAGAGTTGTTTTTCAGGGCGGGATTGCAAATGCACTTGGGCAATCTGCTCACCTCTACTATTTTTGTAATGCTGCACGGCTATCTCAACCCCAAAAACTGGCAATTGAGTATTTTTGGTTTTATCCTCATTGCATTAAGCTGCGCTTTTGGTTATTTATTCACCGTTCAAGGTTTTTTTGCTGCCGTTGCCGCCCATTTTGTGTATGATGTGCTGGTGTTCAGCTATTTGATATTCCTCACACCAAAGCCGCAACCGAACTAAAATCCGCATTATGTTTGAAACGCTATGGCAACAAATCGTACAAAGCTCCGCTTTGGAAGCAATAGCGGTAATTTTCGGTTTGTTGAGCGTATATTTTTCAGGACGCAACCATATCGCCGTTTATCCTACGGGTATTGTGAATGTATTGTTGTATGTATATATCTGCTTCAATAGTAAATTGTATGCGGATATGGGTATTCAAATGTATTATTTTGTGATGAGCGTATATGGCTGGATACACTGGAATCAAGTGCAGCAAAATGAGCAAAGCGGAATTATGCACAACAGCTCCCGCGAAAATCTGCGCGATGCGGGCTTATTTTTTTTGTTTTTTGGGTTAATTTATGCCCTACTTCGCCACTACACCGACAGCGATGTACCTTTTTGGGATAGCCTCACGACCGCCATTTTTTTGGTAGCGATGTATTTGATGGCACGCAAAAAAATAGAACACTGGCTTTGGTGGATAGCAGGAGATATAATGGTAATTCCTTTGTTTATATATAAAGGTTTAGTGCTTACGGCATTTCAATATGTAGTATTTACAGCATTGGCAATCTATGGATTTTGGCAATGGAAGCAGCAAATAGCAAGTCCCCGAAAAAAATAATTATAACAGGTGCGGAGTCTTCGGGCAAAAGCACTCTAGCAGCAGCGTTGGCGGCGCATTTCGGTGTGCCGCAAGTGCCGGAATATGCGCGTATTTTTTTTGAACAGCGGAACAGCACCGACTACTGCGAAAACGACTTATTGCAAATAGCCCAAGGGCAAACAAATTTGGAGGCACAAATCGCAGCAACATTTCCAGAAGCCCCATTTATTATTTGCGATACCGACTTAATCACCATAAAAATCTGGAGCGATGATAAATACGGGCATTGCCACCCGTGGATAGAAGAACAACTACATTCCGACCCCCAGAATTTGTATTTGCTCTGTGTGCCCGACCTGCCTTGGCACTACGACCCCCTGCGCGAAAACCCACACAATCATTCCGAAATTTATGCTTTGTACGAAGCGCACCTGCAAAGCCGCCATCTCAACTATGTACGCATCAGCGGCAGCGGCAACACACGAACCACCGCCGCTATCCGTGCCGTAGAGCAGCAATTACAACTTTGGCAAAAATGAAACTTTGTTGTCGTCAGAGAAATTGTTTTAAATGAATTGCGTATATTTTTTTATTTTTGCAGAGACACGAATTGATTGTTAAATCAACTATAAAATTGACAATGAAATTAGGAGTACTTGCGAGCAATAAAAAAAAGAAGGTTTCCAAAAAGACAAATTGAACTATAAAAACGTACAGAGTCCACAACACCTATTTTGTGCATCAGATAGGTATGTATAATATAAATTTCAGAAATGGTTTTTGTTATTTTTAAATTTTTATGCTACAAAAATGGCAAATAAAACGTCTCAGCATATTTTAGGAACTTCAGCGAATCTTTTAGGATTTTGCCTCATCGTAATTACGTCCTTTCATTTAGCCGATAAAAAAGAAAACAGTTTGATTGATGAACTGACTTCGCTTATTGCTTTGCTGCTGACTATATCTTCAATGCTATCTTTTATTTCTATCAGAACTGAAAATAAAATAAAAGAAGAAAAACTGGAGCGATATGCCGATTATCTGTTTTTGTTTTCACTTATTGGAATTTTTGGAATAATCCTTTTTGTACTGATTCATTTTTTAAGCAGCTAAAAAAGAATCCTATAACACAAGTTGGTCAGACAATAGTAAGCACCAATTCTAAAACCTCACCCTGTAAACAGACAGAAATATGACATTAAAGATATGAATGACAACACAATAAACAACCTGCGGGAAGCATTGCAGCACTCGCCCGACAATACTCCGTTGCGATTTTTATTGGCTGATTCTTTATTAACTTTGAACAGACTCGAAGAAGCAGAAAAGGAGTTTGCAGCGATACTTAAACTGACCAACGACCACAAAGCAAAAATCGGGCTTGCCAAGGTGTTTTTTAAAAAAGGCAGCTATTCAGCCTGCAATGTCATTTTGGAAGAAGTGATTGAAAACGGAACAAATGACCTGAGTGTTTTTACGCTATATGCAAAGGGGCTTTTAAAAGAGAATGCAATAGCAGCCGCAATAGAGGCATACAAAAAAGCCTTGGCGATTGACCCTGATTATTTTGACGAAGAACTCGACAGCCAATTGCGGCAAAAAAACAGCAGCAAAATTACGGAAACAGAAGAAATATCAGACAGCCGATTTTTACAAAAACCCAATATCAGCTTCGGTGATGTGGGAGGAATGGAAGCAGTAAAAAAAGAAATTGAATTAAAAATTATTAAACCACTTCTTCACCCCGAACTCTACAAAGCATACGGTAAAAAAATCGGTGGCGGGATTTTGCTATACGGTCCGCCGGGCTGCGGAAAAACATTTATAGCCAAA
The window above is part of the Sphingobacteriales bacterium genome. Proteins encoded here:
- a CDS encoding ATP-binding protein; its protein translation is MEAANSKSPKKIIITGAESSGKSTLAAALAAHFGVPQVPEYARIFFEQRNSTDYCENDLLQIAQGQTNLEAQIAATFPEAPFIICDTDLITIKIWSDDKYGHCHPWIEEQLHSDPQNLYLLCVPDLPWHYDPLRENPHNHSEIYALYEAHLQSRHLNYVRISGSGNTRTTAAIRAVEQQLQLWQK